A single Gemmatimonadota bacterium DNA region contains:
- a CDS encoding type 1 glutamine amidotransferase domain-containing protein, with translation MSSGKLDGRRVAFLATNGVDESELAEPWAAVTQAGAKAELLSLQNGEIQSITKGEKGRKFKVDRLVADASVRDYDALVLPGGVKNPDTLRMNPAAVEFVRSFMDADKPVGAICHGPWLLVEAGCVRGRTLTSYPSLRTDITNAGGDWVDRTVIADQKLVTSRNPGDLPAFDAALVDTIASAIDERTLDRVIEQSFPASDPAPGPSAL, from the coding sequence ATGTCATCAGGCAAACTGGACGGCCGCCGCGTCGCATTTCTGGCGACGAACGGCGTTGACGAGTCGGAATTGGCTGAGCCATGGGCCGCCGTAACCCAGGCGGGAGCGAAGGCGGAGCTGCTTTCTCTGCAGAACGGTGAGATTCAGTCGATCACCAAGGGGGAGAAGGGGCGCAAGTTCAAGGTGGACCGGCTCGTCGCTGATGCATCGGTGCGGGACTACGACGCGCTCGTTCTGCCCGGTGGTGTCAAGAACCCCGATACGCTCCGGATGAATCCGGCTGCGGTCGAGTTCGTGCGGTCCTTCATGGATGCCGACAAGCCGGTCGGTGCCATCTGTCATGGGCCATGGCTGCTAGTCGAGGCGGGCTGCGTGCGCGGCCGGACGCTCACATCATATCCCAGTCTTCGGACCGATATCACGAACGCCGGTGGTGACTGGGTCGATCGAACTGTGATTGCGGATCAGAAGCTCGTCACGAGCCGCAACCCCGGCGACCTGCCGGCGTTCGACGCGGCGCTGGTGGATACGATCGCGAGCGCGATTGACGAACGAACGCTCGATCGGGTGATAGAGCAGAGCTTTCCGGCGAGCGATCCGGCTCCAGGACCGTCAGCGCTGTAG
- a CDS encoding transcriptional regulator gives MAKAGRARPKAHSQAVAPASADHVAPTPLAPINGRAVDAVPAALDRLIHERLRLGIVSALAVNDVLSFNELKTLMQTTDGNLSVHARKLEDARYITCTKTFEGRVPHTQYSLTATGRSALARYLDHMEALIRATRER, from the coding sequence GTGGCTAAGGCAGGCCGCGCCAGACCCAAGGCGCACTCCCAGGCAGTGGCTCCGGCTTCCGCCGACCACGTCGCACCGACGCCGCTCGCGCCCATCAATGGACGCGCCGTAGACGCCGTGCCTGCCGCGCTCGATCGTCTTATTCATGAACGGTTGCGCCTCGGGATCGTCAGCGCCCTGGCCGTCAATGACGTCCTCAGCTTCAACGAGCTCAAGACGCTGATGCAGACCACCGACGGCAACCTGAGCGTACACGCCAGGAAGCTCGAGGATGCTCGTTACATCACCTGCACCAAGACATTCGAAGGACGCGTGCCGCATACGCAATACTCTCTTACCGCCACCGGAAGATCGGCGCTTGCTCGATACCTGGATCACATGGAAGCGCTGATTCGCGCAACGAGGGAACGCTAG
- a CDS encoding ATP-binding protein gives MLRLSLRPNVVAAYLSALMVCVMGWLAYQRADGAQSVTAQARSALAVMDAVRALDGRMRDANLAERDLVVTDDPRYAGTYTAASDGTVRALSALRDVSAPYPAVAARLDSLGYFVRLRLAELDETVRLRRDAGAKAAADVVRSQRSNESDRKIDELLRSIATTVDRSASGTAAGLSAEGQLILLLIAATAVLAVLLAFFVNIMHARNVRAQRRMTEELENQSLQLQLQANELTATNRELEAATTEMLRQTVEAERSEMRLAGILGSATDAVVSFDDDERVVYFNAAARRLFGLDENLIPGARIRTAIAERSSLAFEEHMLAARRSAHLGEASPEVWDTLVVRPNEDEIPVEVSMAYARTGKQGLFTAVLRDVSRQRQFEEEFRQAQKMEAVGRLAGGIAHDFNNLLTVIGASSDFLLHDLRDQSSSLSADVREIKAATNRAASLTRQLLAFSRRQLVQPQMLDLNAVVREMETMLRRLIGENMTLSTEYSEDIGLVKLDRGQLEQIIVNLVVNARDAMPGGGTVRVCTGTAVADTNGIPGECVTLSVADSGVGMDEQTRARIFEPFFTTKEQGKGTGLGLSTVYGIVKASGGDIEVQSVLEEGTEFQLRFPCVGDEIATASVETLAPDAGRGSETVLVVEDEEPLRRLTRRILESRGYTVFDAADGEEAIRTLASVSSHVDLLLTDVVMPGMSGRELVECLLPVYPWLRVLFMSGYTEDMMLQHRVAELGITVVEKPFTRDDLARAVRNTLDRAAETIEIA, from the coding sequence ATGCTCCGACTTTCCCTCCGCCCGAACGTCGTGGCAGCCTACCTGTCCGCCCTCATGGTCTGCGTGATGGGTTGGCTGGCCTATCAGCGAGCGGACGGAGCCCAATCGGTGACCGCGCAGGCACGCAGCGCGCTGGCCGTAATGGACGCGGTGCGCGCGCTCGATGGTCGCATGCGCGACGCCAATCTGGCGGAACGCGATCTCGTAGTCACCGACGATCCACGTTACGCCGGCACTTACACTGCTGCATCGGACGGAACGGTGCGCGCGCTGTCCGCGTTGCGCGATGTTTCCGCGCCGTATCCGGCCGTGGCGGCGCGGCTCGATTCGCTCGGATATTTCGTCCGTCTCCGCCTGGCCGAGCTCGATGAAACCGTCCGACTTCGGCGCGATGCAGGTGCCAAGGCTGCGGCAGATGTCGTGCGCTCGCAGCGCAGCAACGAATCCGATCGCAAGATCGACGAGCTGCTGCGCTCCATCGCGACGACGGTGGATCGCAGCGCATCCGGGACTGCAGCGGGCCTGAGCGCGGAAGGGCAGCTCATACTTCTTCTTATCGCCGCCACCGCAGTGCTGGCGGTGCTGCTCGCCTTTTTCGTGAACATCATGCACGCGCGCAATGTTCGTGCACAGCGCCGCATGACCGAGGAACTCGAGAATCAATCGCTGCAGCTCCAGCTTCAGGCCAACGAGCTGACCGCTACGAATCGTGAGCTCGAGGCCGCGACGACCGAGATGCTGCGACAGACTGTCGAAGCCGAGCGGAGCGAGATGCGGCTCGCTGGAATTCTCGGCTCTGCAACGGACGCCGTCGTTTCGTTCGACGATGATGAGAGGGTCGTGTACTTCAACGCCGCCGCACGACGTCTGTTCGGCCTGGACGAGAATCTGATTCCCGGCGCGCGCATCCGTACGGCAATTGCGGAGCGCAGCTCGCTCGCGTTCGAAGAGCACATGCTCGCGGCGCGCCGCTCAGCGCACCTCGGCGAGGCAAGCCCCGAGGTGTGGGACACGCTGGTCGTTCGCCCGAACGAGGATGAGATTCCAGTCGAAGTGTCGATGGCCTATGCGCGCACTGGAAAACAGGGATTGTTCACGGCGGTGTTGCGCGACGTCTCGCGCCAGCGGCAATTCGAGGAAGAGTTCCGGCAGGCGCAGAAGATGGAAGCTGTTGGGCGGCTTGCCGGCGGAATCGCGCACGACTTCAACAATCTGCTGACGGTGATTGGCGCGTCGAGCGACTTCCTGTTGCACGATCTGCGCGATCAGTCCAGTTCACTGTCGGCCGACGTACGTGAGATCAAGGCCGCTACCAACCGCGCCGCGTCGCTCACGCGACAGCTGCTGGCCTTCAGTCGGCGACAGCTGGTGCAGCCGCAGATGCTCGATCTCAATGCGGTCGTGCGCGAGATGGAGACGATGCTGCGCCGATTGATCGGCGAGAACATGACGCTCTCGACCGAGTACAGCGAGGACATTGGATTGGTGAAGCTCGATCGCGGACAACTCGAGCAGATAATCGTGAACCTCGTGGTGAACGCGCGTGATGCGATGCCAGGGGGCGGGACGGTTCGCGTCTGCACCGGGACTGCTGTCGCCGATACGAATGGAATTCCGGGCGAGTGCGTCACGTTGTCCGTCGCCGATTCGGGAGTCGGGATGGATGAGCAGACGCGCGCTCGAATCTTCGAGCCGTTCTTCACCACCAAGGAGCAGGGCAAGGGAACCGGGCTCGGTCTCTCGACCGTGTACGGAATCGTCAAGGCATCGGGAGGCGACATCGAGGTGCAGAGCGTCCTCGAGGAAGGAACGGAGTTTCAGCTTCGCTTTCCATGTGTCGGTGACGAAATTGCCACGGCGTCGGTCGAAACCCTCGCTCCGGACGCGGGCCGCGGTTCGGAAACCGTCCTGGTGGTCGAGGATGAGGAGCCACTCCGGCGCCTCACGCGTCGTATTCTCGAGTCGCGGGGCTACACGGTGTTCGATGCCGCTGACGGCGAGGAGGCGATTCGCACGCTCGCGTCGGTGTCATCACACGTGGATCTCCTGCTGACGGACGTTGTGATGCCGGGAATGAGCGGGCGCGAACTGGTGGAGTGCCTGCTGCCGGTGTATCCGTGGCTTCGGGTGCTCTTCATGTCTGGCTACACGGAGGACATGATGCTGCAGCACAGGGTGGCGGAGCTCGGGATCACGGTCGTGGAGAAGCCGTTTACGCGCGACGATCTTGCGCGGGCCGTCAGAAATACCCTGGATCGGGCAGCGGAGACGATCGAGATAGCCTGA
- the uppS gene encoding polyprenyl diphosphate synthase has translation MHVAIIMDGNGRWATARGRPRTSGHVVGARVVRTIVESAENAGIGALTLYAFSADNWKRPTREVSMLMRLFRRYLLSEMDRCVQNGVRMRIIGRRDRIPVELRRTAETAEETTRGGTRLDLRIALDYSARDAMVMAAERAGGRALTRDSFVRLMNEVTHAGPVRDVDLLIRTGGEQRLSDFLLWECAYAELYFTDLMWPEFSPADLLAAVREFHARDRRYGGVQESVAAAG, from the coding sequence CTGCACGTGGCAATCATCATGGACGGAAACGGACGTTGGGCAACAGCCCGCGGCCGGCCGCGGACGTCTGGCCACGTAGTCGGAGCGCGGGTCGTGCGCACCATCGTCGAAAGCGCCGAGAATGCAGGCATCGGCGCGCTCACACTGTACGCATTTTCGGCTGATAACTGGAAGCGTCCCACGCGTGAGGTCAGCATGCTGATGCGGCTGTTCAGGCGCTATCTGCTTTCCGAGATGGATCGCTGCGTCCAGAACGGCGTTCGCATGCGGATCATCGGAAGACGCGACCGCATACCGGTCGAGCTGCGCCGGACGGCCGAAACGGCGGAAGAAACGACTCGGGGCGGGACCCGGCTCGACCTCCGCATCGCTCTGGATTACTCCGCGCGCGATGCAATGGTGATGGCCGCCGAGCGTGCTGGCGGGCGCGCACTCACGCGCGACAGCTTCGTGCGGTTGATGAACGAGGTTACGCACGCCGGTCCTGTCCGCGACGTCGACCTTCTGATCCGGACCGGTGGGGAGCAGCGACTCAGCGACTTTCTGCTCTGGGAATGCGCCTACGCCGAGCTCTATTTCACCGATCTCATGTGGCCGGAATTTTCGCCGGCGGACCTGCTCGCGGCTGTGCGCGAGTTCCACGCGCGCGACCGTAGGTACGGTGGCGTCCAGGAGTCTGTAGCGGCGGCAGGTTGA